A single region of the Epinephelus moara isolate mb chromosome 12, YSFRI_EMoa_1.0, whole genome shotgun sequence genome encodes:
- the LOC126398306 gene encoding thyroxine 5-deiodinase-like — protein sequence MMHDSGGVQMARALKHSALCLMLLPRFLLAAVMLWLLDFLCIRKKVLLKMGERQDGPDDPPVCVSDSNKMFTLESLRAVWYGQKLDFLKSAHLGRAAPNTEVMLVQERRQVRILDCMKGKRPLILNFGSCSUPPFMTRLTAFQRVVSQYADIADFLVVYIEEAHPSDGWVSSDAPYQIPKHRCLEDRLRAAQLMLAEVPGSNVVVDNMDNSSNAAYGAYFERLYIVRDERVVYQGGRGPEGYRISELRNWLEQYRNDQMNSQTAVLHV from the coding sequence ATGATGCACGACTCCGGCGGTGTCCAAATGGCGAGGGCGCTGAAGCATTCAGCCCTGTGCCTGATGCTGCTGCCCCGGTTCCTCCTGGCCGCCGTCATGCTGTGGCTCCTGGATTTCTTGTGTATTAGGAAAAAAGTGCTGCTGAAAATGGGGGAGCGGCAGGACGGGCCGGACGACCCGCCGGTGTGCGTCTCTGACTCTAATAAGATGTTCACCTTGGAGTCCCTCAGGGCCGTGTGGTACGGCCAGAAATTGGACTTTCTCAAATCTGCTCACCTCGGGCGCGCGGCGCCCAACACCGAGGTGATGCTGGTCCAGGAGCGGCGGCAGGTCCGGATCCTGGACTGCATGAAAGGGAAGAGACCGCTCATCCTTAACTTTGGCAGCTGCTCCTGACCGCCATTCATGACGCGCCTGACGGCGTTTCAGCGCGTCGTGAGTCAGTACGCAGACATTGCGGACTTTTTAGTTGTATATATCGAGGAGGCGCATCCGTCGGACGGCTGGGTGAGCTCGGACGCGCCGTATCAGATCCCCAAGCACCGCTGCTTGGAGGACAGACTCAGAGCCGCGCAGCTGATGCTGGCCGAGGTGCCCGGCAGCAACGTGGTGGTGGATAATATGGACAACTCGTCCAACGCCGCGTACGGAGCCTACTTTGAGAGACTTTACATCGTGAGGGATGAGAGAGTGGTGTACCAGGGGGGCAGAGGTCCAGAGGGATACCGGATTTCCGAGCTTAGAAACTGGCTGGAGCAATACAGGAACGATCAGATGAATTCCCAGACAGCGGTGCTCCATGTGTAG